The sequence CAGTTTTTCATTCAGGCTTTTAAAGAACTATTTAACAAAGATATAACAAAAGCTAGCTATTATTTTATCTTTTTCGGTTTTGGTGCGATTGCTGAAGTGGGGCTCTTTTTTAATGGCAGCTATGTGGACAAGTTGTACTAAAAAACACCCTCTGACTGCTATGGTCGGAAAGGTGTTTTTTTAGTAATTATTTCTGTCTGAAATAATCAGTGATTATATGGAAAATTTCAATTCCTTGGTAAAGCCATACACTGATTGCTGAGAAAGAGAATAAACCAATCATTAGAATTCTAAACCACATCGTTCTCCCTCCTTCATCTTCTCATATAGTAGATAAGAAAATTAACGATGTGGGATTAGGTAACTAGATTGGAAAAACACTGCATGTAAAAAAAATTTTCGCTTAACAACCAGATAAACGATTGGTAAGATACATACAGTGTTTAATATGGCAAGTATAATGACGACAGGATTTTGTAGTAGTTTACTAGACAACCCATCATTTTCATCAATATTATTGTAAGTTTGTAAATGTTCATTTACTTCGATGTTGATCTTAGCTGGAACATTAGTTTGCTTATCAAAAATAGTAAAATGACTTATAATAAAACCTAATAAAATGAGGGTGATGTATTTTTGCATGCAATCATCTCCCTTACATGTATACCCGTTATTATACACCCTCAATCATGAAAATGAAAGGAAATGTTTCTGGTAATACATCTTATTCATCTAATACAAATTTATTCCTGCTTGCACCTAAACCAAATATAATTAATACAACCCCCATCACTAATATTGTGAGTATAGAAGGTTTCCAACTGTTCGTCATGTCGAACAGCAATCCGATAACGATCGGCCCAATGGAAGCTAATGTATAGCCAAATGATTGTGCCATACCTGATAATTCAGCAGCCTGTCTAGCGTTTGTAGAACGTAACCCTAGTAATGCAAGAGCCAGACTGATGCTTGCTCCTAACATAATACCGATTAAGGTTATAGCAACGAAAGTTCCTAAATGGCCAGGCTCTAAATACAGCATGAGATAACCAATCATACCAATGACGCCAAAAACAGCAACAACTGGTTTCTGATTGGAAAGTTTCCCTGCAATGACAGGAGTAAAAAAGGTAGCAGGTAAACTGATGAATTGCATGTATGCGACATACCATCCAGCACTGGAACTAGCAAATCCGTGAGAGATCAGAATTTCAGCTAACCACGAGATCGTGACATAAAATAAGAAAGATTGCGAACCCATAAAAAGGGTAACCTGCCAGGCCACAGGAGAGCGCAATAGTTTTGTAGTGCTCGGTTCATATAATTCCTGTTCGTGTTTAACTGGTGACTTGTTCATTGCAAATGTCCATGTGATGATCCCGACCACTGCTAAAATACTCCAACTGGCCAAGGACCATTTCCATCCTAAATCTAACGATGTCGTTAACGGTACACTTAAACCTGAGGCTGTGGCAGCCACAACGGACATGGAAGTTGTATAGACTCCAGTCATTAAGCCAATCTTGTTAGGAAAGTTACTTTTAATCAGACTTGGCAAGATAACATTTATGATAGCAATCCCCACACCTATTAATACAGTACCTGCGAATAACAATACAATAGAAGAAGTAGAGCGGATGAGAATGCCAGCTAACAGGACGAATAACCCGTACAATAATGCTTTTTCATTGCTTGTTCGATTGGCAATTCGAGGAGCTAACGGCGACATGATTGCAAAAGCAATTAAAGGAAGACTTGTTAAAAATCCTGCACTCCAGTTACTGATTGCTAAATCTTCACGGATAATACCAATAATAGGTCCTACTGAAGTTATGGCAGGACGTAAGTTAAAGGCTAGAAGGATAATACCGGTAATAAAAAGTATTGTGTAATGTTTTTTGTTAAAAGTTTGCACTTTCTCACCTTGTTTCTATGTTATAATATACAAAATATGCTAAACTGATATCGTTAGCGTTTACGGTAGATTGCATTTAAACAGAATATCATACAATCACCCGAAGGAAAAGAGTTAACAAATGAAAGAAGGTTTCCCCATGGAAAACAAAATTGTAAAAGAAGTGCTTTCCTGGCTGAAGGCATTATTAGTCGCTCTGGTAATCGTACTTGTCTGTCGGCATTTCCTTATTACCCCCTCTGTCGTAAAAGGGGAGTCGATGATGCCGAATTTACATGATGGAGACAGAATTATCCTGAGTAAAGTAAGTGATATTGAGCGATTTGATGAAATTGCTTTTGAAGCTCCTGACTCAGATGATAATTATGTCAAACGAGTGATTGGTTTTGCAGGCGACCAGATTGAAATGAAAGATGACAAGCTTTACATTAATGGTGAATTATATGAGGAAACATATCTGGATGAGTATAAATCCGTTCTTTCAGATGGGGATCAACTCACATATGATTTCACACTGGAAGAAATAACAGGTAGTGATACAGTGCCTGAAGGAAAATTATTTGTTTTGGGTGATAATCGCAGAGTGAGTAAAGATAGTCGTCAATTCGGCTTTATTGATGAAGATGCGGTAATTGGTGATGTGAAAATGCGCATCTGGCCAATTGATTCATTTGGGATTATAAACTAGTATAAGGTTCCGGTCATTATCCAATGATCGGACCTTTTTTATCACTCAGCAAGTATAAAACCCAGTCACAGCAGTAATCTATTGAACATGAAGTTAAGTTCCTATTATATGGATTATGTAAACAAATGGCCTTAGCTATACGGTGATTTTGAAATGTTTCAAGTGCTGGCATACCGCTCCGTCCAACCACTCCGCGTCCTGCGGGGCACGGCTGGAGCTAACTTTGTGAAGAAGAACGCTTCACAAAGTGGATCTCCAGCACCTGCACAATCCCGCGGGAGTCTACGTGGTTGGCCTACGCTAGGATGTGGACTCTACAACTTTTGTAAGAGATAGCATATTGATCACTGTATATATAACAGGAATGGAATGAATAAAATAATGCCTAGAACCACTGCTTTTAGCTGTTTCAAATGTTGTAGCACTTCCCTTAAGCGTAGGAAATAGGCGGAGACTCCTCATGCCTCAGCGCGAGCTGAAGATCCATTTCATTTGTGCCTGCGTCTGCAAGTACCGCTTCGAAGGGAGCTTCCTCGGCACAAGGCAGCAAAGGAGTAGTTCAAAGTAGTAGCCTAGCTGAAGCCGTGCCCACAGGACGCGGAGCCTATTTCCGGAGCTTTGCAACGCAGATAAAATATTTCAATATGACCGTTTTGCCAAACAGCTTTAGTTGACATAATCCACATTTAAGAAAGTTGTATATTCATATAGAAGCCGTACTTTAATTTCAGTAGAGCAGTGCCCGTGTTGCTTGACAAAGATCGGTTTCCATGTTTTAGTGGAATTAACTTCATAACGAAATTCCGCTAGGGGTGCTGCGGGTAGCAGCTGAGATAAGAATGATGTTCTTGATCCCTTTGAACCTGAACTGGTTAGTACCAGCGTAGGAAAGTGGAGTCGGAAGGTGTACGTCCATACGCCTGACTTTTTGATATTTATTATTCAAAAATGAGCCGCTCCGCTTAGCTGAGCGGCTTTTTGTTGTGAAAATAAATATGTTGGAGGAATACAAAATGACATTTAGTGAAGAATTACGAGTGGCGGCCGACGATGTGTTTGAAGGAATTTTTCAACACCCATTTGTGACAGGACTAGGTAAGGGCGATTTAAAGAAAGAAGCAATTATTCATTATGTGAAAGCAGATTTTGAATACTTAAATGCGTTTATTAATATTTATGGTTTAGCTATTTCAAAAAGTGATGTAAGAGACGAAATGAACTATTTTTATGAGCAAATCGGTTTTGTTCTCCACAGTGAGATTCACCCTCATAACAATTTATGCGAAGTTGCAGGTGTCTCGTATGAGGAATTACAAGGATATCCATTACCACCAACGGCAGACCATTATGTGACGCACATGAAAACAGTGGCGATGCAAGGCAGCATTGGAGAATTGATAGCCGCGTTATTACCATGTCCTTGGACTTATTTAGAGATTGGCCACTACTTAAATAAACAATACAAACCTCAAGAAAATCATCCGTTTTATGATTGGATATCTTTCTATGCACAGGACGAAACAGCATCTGTTACGACTGAGTTGCGAAAACGATTAGATAAATGGGCAGAGGACGCTGGTGAGAAAGAGAAACAAAAGGCAAAACTAGCCTTTATGAAGAGCTGTCAGCTCGAATATTTATTCTGGGAAATGGCCTATCAGGTGGAAGAATGGCCTTTCTCTTTGAAAGGAAAGGAGTCTTCTTATGCATAAAATAGCATCAGCACTTACGATCGCAGGAACAGATCCTACGGGTGGAGCTGGCATACAAGCTGATCTAAAAGTGTTTCAGGAAAGAGAAGTATATGGCATGAGTGTCATCACTTCCGTGGTTGCACAGAATACAGAAGGTGTTCAGGATGTTCAGCATCTAACAGTTGATTTTATTGAAAAACAACTCGACGCTGTCCTTACTGATATTCCGCCACAAGCAATCAAAACAGGTATGATTGCAACAGTGGAAATGATGGAATTGATTGCAAAAAAATTAAAAAATTCGACAATTCCTTATGTCATTGACCCGGTGATGGTAGCAAAGAGTGGTCATTCCTTAATGGATAAAACATCAAGAGAAGTAATTCGACAAACGTTAATCCCACTTGCAACAGTCGTTACACCCAATGTACCAGAGGCTGAGATACTAGTCGGATTTGATATCCAGACAAACGACGATGCAGAAAAAGCAGCTAAATTGATTGTTGATGAGTTGGGTGCTCAAGCGGCTATTGTGAAAGGTGGTCACCTTACTGGAGAAGCGATTGATGTGTTATATGATGGAAACGAACTCTATTACTTCCAATCTGAGCGGTTTAATACGAAGCATACACATGGTACCGGCTGTACATTCTCTGCAGCTATTACTGCGGAATTAGCAAAAGGTAAATCAGTGAAAGATGCGGTAGAGTTAGGAAAAGCCTATATTACCAAAGCGATTGAGTACCCATTAGAACTAGGAAAAGGGAATGGACCAACTAATCATTGGGGATATCGTTTAGAAGGACTGCCAGCTCAGAAGGAGATAGTGGATAAATGAGTCATTTAATAGAAGAAGTAAGAAAAAATCAGCCCTTGATTCACAATATTACAAATCAAGTAGTTATGAATTTTACAGCAAATGGCCTGTATGCGATTGGGGCATCACCTGTCATGGCTAATGCTAAAGAAGAAGTAGGAGAAATGGCTGCACTAGCAAATGCACTTGTACTGAATATCGGGACTTTAACTGATATGCAGGTAGATGCCATGATAGTAGCGGGAAAAGCTGCCAATCAGGCAGGAACTCCTGTTGTTTTTGATCCGGTTGGGGTCGGGGCGACAACATTCCGCACCCAATCGGCTCAGCGGATTCTGGAGCAAGTGAAGGTAACTTGTATTCGAGGTAATGCTGGGGAAATAGCGAGTCTTGCTGGTCTCTCTGCAACCGTTCGAGGTGTAGATGGTGCTGGTGATGTAGATATGGAAACTTTGGCAGCACAAGCCCACCAGAAATTAGGAGTATCCCTTGTGATTACAGGAGCACAGGATATTCTCATTCATCGAGGTGAAAAAGTCATCCTCTCAAACGGTCATCCGCTTTTAACAAAAGTAACAGGAGCGGGATGTTTATTATCATCTGTACTGGCAGCTTTTTTGGCAGTGACGGATGATGTATTACAAGCAATGACAGACGCGGTCAGTTATTATGGTATTGCGGCAGAAAATGCAGCTAATGAACAACAATTGCCGGGCAGCTTTCAGGTGAGTTTTATTGATCAATTATATAACTTGAAAAGTGAAGAAATTAACAGGAAAATTCGTATGATCAGAGGTGCCTAAAGACATGCAACGAGAGTGGTTACAAGTATATTTTATTATGGGAAGCAACAATACAGCCCAAGATCCCCTTGTGGTATTAGAGGAAGCGTTGAAAGGTGGTATTACCTGCTTCCAATTCCGTGAAAAAGGGAAGGATGCGTTACAAGGGTCGGCAAAAAAGCAATTGGCACAGCAGATGCAAAAGCTTTGTCAGCAATATCGGGTTCCCTTCTTCATTAACGATGATGTCAACTTAGCTATTGAAATGGGTGCGGATGGAGTTCATGTCGGACAAGATGATATGTCGATCGCAAGAGTGAGAGAAATAGTACCAGCAGATTGTGTGATCGGAGTATCTGCCACTAATCTTGAGGAAGCTGTACAGGCTCACAAAGATGGTGCCGATTATATTGGAGTTGGCCCTATCTTTGGTACAAATACGAAAGAAGACGCAAAGCAACCAATAGGTACTGACGGCCTTTGTCGTATTCGTAAGCAAGTAGGAACGTTGCCAATTGTAGCAATTGGAGGCATTAAACTGCGACATGTGATATCACTCAGAAAGGCAGGGGCTGATGGTGTGTCGATTATAACGGCAATAAGTCAGGCTGAAAAACCTCAGCTCATGGCTAATACTTTCTGGGATTATAACCAGTATTATTCATAAATGAATTATTCGTATTCTGGATCGAATATCTGATACACTAGAAGTATCAATGTCTAGGAGGGAAAACGGCATGCGTCTTGAAAACAAAAAAGTAATAGCTTTAGTAGAAGATGAATTTGAAGATCTTGAATTATGGTATCCTGTTCTCCGTTTGCGAGAAGAAGGTGCCACAGTTGATTTAGTAGGAAAAGAAGCAAAGAAAAAATATATCGGAAAATACGGTGTGCCTGCAGAGTCAGATTATGCTTTTGATGAAGTGAAAGCAGAAGACTATGATGGCATACTAGTACCAGGTGGTTGGGCACCGGATAAATTGAGACGATACCCAGAAGTGATCAAAATGGTAACGCATATGAATGATGCAAAAAAACCAATAGGTCAGATTTGTCATGCAGGCTGGGTATTGATTTCTGCAGGTATCTTACGTGGCAAGAAAGTAACCAGTACACCAGGTATTAAAGATGATATGACGAATGCGGGAAGTTTATGGTTCGATGAGCCGGTGGTAACAGATGGTCATATTATCTCCAGTCGCCGACCACCAGACTTACCTCCTTATGTGAAAGAATATGCTGATGTGTTAGCTGATTAATTATCATCATAATCTCCGTTTCACCAGTCGGAAACGGGGATTATTTTTTGTGCGGCAGAAAAATATGAAGAAGCCCGTGTAGTGCATAAAAAAGATTACGACGCTTGTCAAAGTACGAGACAAGTGATAAGTTTTTGCAATTCGTGAGTCTGGGAGTATAAAAGTATACATTTATGTTTGCTTATAGTATAAAGGAGACATAAATGTTTAGGAATGGAGCTGTGTGTGAAATGGATATAGTATGGTGGATATTAATAGTTGTCTGCTTTGTTTTAGCGTTTGTCGGTATCATTTTTCCTATTATACCGTCTGTATTAGTAATTTGGGTCGGCTTTTTGATTTACCAGTTTGCTCTGGCAGCAAGTAATATAGGCTGGATCTTTTGGATTGCCATGGTGATTTGGACGCTCATACTCATTTTTGCCGATATCATTGCTAACAGTTATTTTGTTAAAAAATTTGGTGGCAGTAAAACAGGTGAACGATTGGCAGCAGTTGGTGTCATCGTCGGTTCTTTTATCATTCCGCCATTTGGTATTATCATTGTACCCTTCGTATTCGTCTTTGTGACAGAATTAATACTAAAGAAAACCGTACAGGATGCAATTAAAGCTGCGGTAGGATCATTAATTGGCTTCCTAAGTGGTACATTTGCTAAAATAATTATTCAACTGATTATGATTATTTGGTTTTTTATTGCAATTTAATGTAAGAACATCGAGGTGTAGAGCATGAAACGTGTAGTTACGATAGCTGGTGCAGCAGCACAAGGAAGTGCAGGCATACAAGCTGATTTAAAAACATTTCAAGAACGTGATGTCTATGGTATGTCAGTAATTACGGCTACTGTGGCAAACAATAGTCAAACAGCTAATGGCATCTTTATTCGTGATCCAGAAGAGATTAGAGCACAATATTTTGCTATTAATGAAATGGTCGGAGTCGATGCCGTTAAGACAGGTATGCTTTTTTCAAAGGAAATTATTGAACTTGTAAGTGATTTGCTGGATGGATCTGCTATTCAGTATAAAGTGATTGATCCCGTTATGATTGGAAAAATGGGTTCTCAGCTATTAGCGGATGATGCCATCGAGGTATTAAAAGAACAGTTAATTCCGCAAGCATCCATTATCACGCCAAATAAGATGGAAGCAGAGAAATTGCTTGAAAAGCCTATTCCATCAGAATGGTCAGCACTAGTGGATGCAACAAAGGAGTTGTATCAATTGGGTCCGCAATCTGTACTGCTGAAAGCGGGAAGTATAAAGAACCAGGCCGTCGATCTGTACTATGATGGTGATAAATTGGAAGTTATCGAAGCTCCTTTAATTGATACAGTTCATACAAGTGGAGCAGGTTGTACTTTTGCAGCATGTCTGACGGCAGAGTTGGCAAAAGGAGTACCGATGCTTGATGCGGTAAAGGGAAGTAAGCAGTTTGTTCATCAAGCCATTACGCATGCGTTATCATTTGGAAGAGGTATCGGCTCTGTCAGGCATGGTGCAAGCAGACAAGTTAAAGATAGTATTGACTAAGTGAAACGTTTTGACTTGGAGAATCGTACAACATAATAGCGTGTTTCATTGACAGGCTACATGTTTGGAGTCTCACGCGCATATGATCACTATAGAAAGAAGATGTGGGAGGAGAACAACAAATGAAGAGAACGGTAGAAGTAGTATTAGCAATTATCGGTGCTTGTGTTTATGGGTTTGGTATTTTATTTGGTGGAATCTTTCGTATGATGGAAGGACAAGAGGGCTTCATGCAGGAAATACTTGCACAGAACCCGAATTTGAATCAAGGGGATATTGCTAATTTAGAAATGCAAATTCCAAATGCAATCGGCACGATCGGAACGGTAATAATCGTCGGCTCGCTGATTTCTATTATAGCAGGTATCGTTGCAATGTTTTTCTTTAGAGGAAACAGCAAACCAATGGCGGCCAGTATTATTTTATTAGTAGTTGGTGCTGGAACAACCCTCATTACATTCGGAGGCGCAATATTCGCCGGTATATTCTATGTCATTGCCGGAATTATGGGCCTTGTCAGAAAGCCAAAACAAGATGTGATAACACAGTATTAACAGAATAAAATTAACTTTAAGACCAAATCCTTTAGTGATTTGGTCTTTGTTTTGAGGTAAGAAAGTATATTATTTTGCCCTTAAAATGAAAAGGTCTTTAATCCTAGTAATTTATGACTAAATTTCTTTACATTTTTGGAAAGTTCTTTTATAGTTAATTTAGTTAGGGTTACGAACTAAATGCGGAGGACTAACATGAATTTATTCTCGACTATATACCGTCTGAACAAATGGTACGTTATTCGTCTTCAGGAATTGTGTTCGACACACGACATTACACCAGTACAGTGGCTCGTCATGCACCATATTTATGAAAAGGATAAATGCACGAGTATGGACATAGTAAAAGCGTGGTCGGTAGAAAAGCCAACTGTGTCATCACTGGTGCGAAAATTAAAGGAACAACAGTTGCTTAACGTCACGAGTGGTGAGGAAGATAAACGCCAAAAATATGTATCATTGACTATGGAAGGTAAGAAAAGATATGAAGCGGTAGCGAAGAAGGTAAAGCAGCTTCAAGCTTTTACAACAGAACCGTTCTCAGAAGAGATGATGAGTCAATGGACAGAGCAATTAATGCTGATGGAGCATCGTATTAAATATTATCAAGAATAATAACACTGAGCGGGTCGTGCATTTTTTACATAACAAGTAGAATAATAAAAGAAAATCAAGTAAGTAAATACTTAGGGAGGAATAGAATATGAACTTTAAAAACATTACGGTAGCGGGCAGTGGTGTCTTAGGCAGTCAAATCGCTTTCCAAACGGCATTTAAAGGTTTTGAGGTTGTCGTGTATGACATTAATGACGAAGCTATTGAAAAAGCAAAAGAACGGATGGACAATTTAGAAAAAACCTATGTCGATTACTTTAAAGATGAACAAGAGGCTGCAAAGACAGCAAAACAACGTCTTCACTTCGTTACGGATTTAGGAGAAGCGGTGGCTAATGCAGATCTGTTAATAGAAGCTGTACCTGAAAAAGAAGAAATAAAGAAGGATTTTTATCAAAAACTTGCTAAAGTAGCTCCTCCTCAAACAATATTTGCAACGAATAGTTCTACGATGCTTCCTAGTCAATTTGCGGAATATACTGGTCGACCGAATAAATTTATAGCATTGCATTTTGCAAACCGTATTTGGATGAACAACACTGGAGAAGTAATGGAGCATCCTGGAACTGACTCAGAAGTGGTTACACAGGTTCTGGAATTCGCATCTGCTATTGGTATGGTGCCTCTTCATATCAAAAAGGAACAACCGGGATATATCTTAAACAGCCTGTTGGTGCCATTACTTGATGCTGCGCAAGGGTTATGGGAAGGCGATGTTGCAGATCCTTATACCATTGATAAAACGTGGATGGTTGCTACTGGTGCACCGCTAGGACCATTCAGTATCATGGATATTATTGGAGTAGATACGATATATAATATCGTCAGTGCAAAAGCAGAGGATCCTAATAATCCAGAGCAAGCTAAGTTTAAAAGAATAGCTGATTTAGTGAAGAAAGAATTTATCGATAAAGGGAAAAAGGGAGTGCAATCAGGCGAAGGTTTTTACACGTATCCTAATCCCGCATACCAGGACGAGGATTTCCTAAAACCATAAATAAATACTAAAAAACGCTTAGGAACTAACGACCTAAGCGTTTTATTATTACTCGCTCATATTATCATCATGGACAGTGGATTTATTTCGCTTTTTTCTTCTTCTAATGATGACAATAACGATAGCAGCAATAACGAGCAAGAGAATCAGCAATGGCGCATTCCCGATAATAGTTACAAAGACAGCCGATGCAATCGCGAGGATGGTTTGAATACTTTTCAAGAATTGCTCTTGTGTTTTTTCCCATGTGTTTAACGTTTCATCCTGTACGGATGGGACATTGACTTTCGTTTCATCGATTTGAATAGTGATCGTTGCTAAATCTGATTGATTATCTAAATATTGCATTCTTCCTTTAATTTGTTCGATTTCTTCCTGCACTGCTGCCAGATCATCTGAAATTTTTAATAAATCCTCTGTTTTTTCTGCGTTTTCCATAAAGGAGAGTAACCGTTCTTCTACTACTTCTTTTGCTTTCAGTCGGGAGGACAAATCAACATATTGTTCCGTAACATCTTCACCGCTCGTCGATTTATTCAATACGTTAACTTTTCCTTCTTCAACAAGCAGTAAAAAATCCTGAAATTTTTCTGAAGGTATTCTAACTGTGATGTTTCCAAATCTGTTGCTGGATTCATTTTCGTAGTCATTAAAACTGGAAGAAACAACATATCCACCCAGGCTTTCTGTTTGGTCTTCTAAATAGGTAACGGTTTCATCAAATTGTTTCGTTTCGACATGAAGATTGGCGTTATAAATAATTTTTCGATCTGAGGCATTATCTACTGCGGTATCACTCGAAGTTTCTTCATCTGCAGCCTGTTCTTCCACCACTTTATTTTCTGCACTATCCATATCGTTCGAAGGTGCTGTCTCCGCTTCCTCTCTCATACTCATGCCAGATTCGTTTGAAGATTCTACTGTTGCCATGTCTGCAGCTTCATTGCTGGAACTATCATCTTGATCAGAACAAGCAGTGAAAAACAGCAGCATCATCAATGCTAACAAACACTTCTTCAAATTGACCACCTCTTTTTTTTTATCACGGCGCTAACTGTCCGTAATACCGCCACTTCGAGAGATAAATAAGAAGCTGAGTGGGGGATATTCGGACGATAACTTCCTGATAAGTTTCGCTAGCAATCAGTGGGGATCAAAACCCACCACTGATTGAAGTCTCACTTTACAGATTAGACGCAGGAAGGACAAAAGGGTTACAAGAAAGCTGTAAAAACTGGATTTTTATATTTATACATATGTATGAATAAAAGCAATCAGTACAGGTAACAGACAGAAGTTCTTCATAAATTCGACGAAAAAAATAAAAAATTTCCGTTTTACGGTTGCATTAATATACTAAATGGTGCATAATAATACATAATTAATCAAACGAAAATAATTATAATACAGATATTCAGTTAAGGAGAGATTTTTCATGAGTAAAGAAAAAGTAGTATTAGCTTATTCCGGGGGATTAGATACTTCCGTTGCAATTAAATGGTTACAGGACAAATATAATTATGATGTAATTGCAGTAGGATTAGATGTTGGCGAAGGAAAAGATTTAGAATTTGTGAAAAACAAAGCACTCGATGTAGGAGCGATCAAGTCTTATTCTGTTGATGCAAAGCAACTGTTTGCAGAAGATTTTGTACTACCAGCCTTACAAGCAAATGTGATGTATGAAGATAAATATCCATTGGTATCTGCGCTTTCTCGTCCATTGATCGCCAAAGTACTAGTTGATATTGCTGAAAAAGAAGGCGCGGTAGCAGTTGCGCATGGCTGTACTGGAAAAGGAAATGACCAAGTACGTTTCGACGTTGCTTTCACGTCACTAAATCCAGATCTTAAGATTGTCGCACCCGTTCGTGAATGGAAGATGACTAGAGATGAAGAGATTAAATATGCACAAGCGAATGGTATTCCGATTCCGATCGATTTAGACAGTCCTTACAGTGTTGATCAAAACTTATGGGGACGTGCAAATGAATGTGGTATTTTAGAAGACCCATGGGCAGAAGCGCCAGAAGATGCGTATGAATTAACGGTGAACCCAATTGATGCACCAGAGCAACCGGAAATTGTTGAAATCGAGTTTAAGCAAGGAAAGCCAGTTGCACTTAATGGTCAGGAGTACCCATTACATGAGTTGATTTTAGAATTAAACGAAATTGCTGGTAAGCATGGTGTCGGCAGAATTGATCATGTCGAAAATCGTCTGGTAGGTATTAAATCTCGTGAAATTTACGAAGCACCAGCGGCAATTACGCTTATTAAAGCACACCACGAAATCGAGTCTATTACATTGCCAAGAGAAGTAACGAAATTCAAGCCAGTTGTGGAACAGCAATTAGAGCAAGCTATTTATGATGGCTTATGGTTTACGCAATTAACGGATGCATTAAAAGCGTTTATTGCAGAAACACAGAAATTTGTAAATGGTGTTGCAAAGTTACAGTTATATAAAGGGCAAGCATTTGTCATTGGCCGTAAGTCAGACAATTCGCTTTATGACTTCAAATTGGCAACGTATAACAAAGAAGACGAATTTGATCATGAAGCAGCACTTGGATTTATTAAGCTTTGGGGCTTACCGACAAAAGTTCATTCTACGGTGAATAATGTGCATGCAGATAAAGCGAAAATTATGGAAAAAACAAAAATTGATATGAAGGAATCAGTGAAACAATGAAACTATGGGGCGGACGATTTACAAAACCAACAAATGAATTAGTCGATGAGTATACAGCATCGATCAGCTTTGATCAGAAGCTGGCACAATATGATATTCAGGGCAGCCTGGCACATGTAGAAATGCTTGCTGCCTGTGAAATCATTCCTGCTGAAGACGCGGAAACAATCAAAAAAGGC is a genomic window of Gracilibacillus salinarum containing:
- a CDS encoding DUF456 domain-containing protein; this translates as MDIVWWILIVVCFVLAFVGIIFPIIPSVLVIWVGFLIYQFALAASNIGWIFWIAMVIWTLILIFADIIANSYFVKKFGGSKTGERLAAVGVIVGSFIIPPFGIIIVPFVFVFVTELILKKTVQDAIKAAVGSLIGFLSGTFAKIIIQLIMIIWFFIAI
- the thiD gene encoding bifunctional hydroxymethylpyrimidine kinase/phosphomethylpyrimidine kinase; the protein is MKRVVTIAGAAAQGSAGIQADLKTFQERDVYGMSVITATVANNSQTANGIFIRDPEEIRAQYFAINEMVGVDAVKTGMLFSKEIIELVSDLLDGSAIQYKVIDPVMIGKMGSQLLADDAIEVLKEQLIPQASIITPNKMEAEKLLEKPIPSEWSALVDATKELYQLGPQSVLLKAGSIKNQAVDLYYDGDKLEVIEAPLIDTVHTSGAGCTFAACLTAELAKGVPMLDAVKGSKQFVHQAITHALSFGRGIGSVRHGASRQVKDSID
- a CDS encoding DUF4064 domain-containing protein; this translates as MKRTVEVVLAIIGACVYGFGILFGGIFRMMEGQEGFMQEILAQNPNLNQGDIANLEMQIPNAIGTIGTVIIVGSLISIIAGIVAMFFFRGNSKPMAASIILLVVGAGTTLITFGGAIFAGIFYVIAGIMGLVRKPKQDVITQY
- a CDS encoding MarR family winged helix-turn-helix transcriptional regulator, with amino-acid sequence MNLFSTIYRLNKWYVIRLQELCSTHDITPVQWLVMHHIYEKDKCTSMDIVKAWSVEKPTVSSLVRKLKEQQLLNVTSGEEDKRQKYVSLTMEGKKRYEAVAKKVKQLQAFTTEPFSEEMMSQWTEQLMLMEHRIKYYQE
- a CDS encoding 3-hydroxyacyl-CoA dehydrogenase, yielding MNFKNITVAGSGVLGSQIAFQTAFKGFEVVVYDINDEAIEKAKERMDNLEKTYVDYFKDEQEAAKTAKQRLHFVTDLGEAVANADLLIEAVPEKEEIKKDFYQKLAKVAPPQTIFATNSSTMLPSQFAEYTGRPNKFIALHFANRIWMNNTGEVMEHPGTDSEVVTQVLEFASAIGMVPLHIKKEQPGYILNSLLVPLLDAAQGLWEGDVADPYTIDKTWMVATGAPLGPFSIMDIIGVDTIYNIVSAKAEDPNNPEQAKFKRIADLVKKEFIDKGKKGVQSGEGFYTYPNPAYQDEDFLKP
- a CDS encoding DUF4349 domain-containing protein, giving the protein MKKCLLALMMLLFFTACSDQDDSSSNEAADMATVESSNESGMSMREEAETAPSNDMDSAENKVVEEQAADEETSSDTAVDNASDRKIIYNANLHVETKQFDETVTYLEDQTESLGGYVVSSSFNDYENESSNRFGNITVRIPSEKFQDFLLLVEEGKVNVLNKSTSGEDVTEQYVDLSSRLKAKEVVEERLLSFMENAEKTEDLLKISDDLAAVQEEIEQIKGRMQYLDNQSDLATITIQIDETKVNVPSVQDETLNTWEKTQEQFLKSIQTILAIASAVFVTIIGNAPLLILLLVIAAIVIVIIRRRKKRNKSTVHDDNMSE
- a CDS encoding argininosuccinate synthase, encoding MSKEKVVLAYSGGLDTSVAIKWLQDKYNYDVIAVGLDVGEGKDLEFVKNKALDVGAIKSYSVDAKQLFAEDFVLPALQANVMYEDKYPLVSALSRPLIAKVLVDIAEKEGAVAVAHGCTGKGNDQVRFDVAFTSLNPDLKIVAPVREWKMTRDEEIKYAQANGIPIPIDLDSPYSVDQNLWGRANECGILEDPWAEAPEDAYELTVNPIDAPEQPEIVEIEFKQGKPVALNGQEYPLHELILELNEIAGKHGVGRIDHVENRLVGIKSREIYEAPAAITLIKAHHEIESITLPREVTKFKPVVEQQLEQAIYDGLWFTQLTDALKAFIAETQKFVNGVAKLQLYKGQAFVIGRKSDNSLYDFKLATYNKEDEFDHEAALGFIKLWGLPTKVHSTVNNVHADKAKIMEKTKIDMKESVKQ